GAGCGGTGGCAATCCCGGCATGCAAACGGGCAAAGACTCAACGGGTACCCTCAAATGCCCATGGTGGACCAAATAGTAGATGTAGTTCACCGCACAAGCCTGAGTGAAGAAGGGGGCTCCGACAAGCCCAAACTCCTTGGCTACGTCGAGAGCCCAAGGGAGGATCGAATCGTAGACGATGCAATCGACAGGATGGTCGGTGCTCTGGTACTTGACGATGAGATCGGACAGAGTCTTGGACCCGGCAGCCTCTAGCCGGGTGATGTAGGTGTGGATGCTCTCGGCCTCCGCGAAGCCGCCGCTGTCGTGGCCATCGGAGATGGTGTCGAGGCCGACCAAGGGGGACGTGTCGGCCTTCATggagttgaagatgaagacggTGGTGGCGAAGGTGGCCTTGAGGCCTTTGGAGGCCAGGCGCTTTGAGAATTGGAGCATTGGGTTGATGTGACCTTGGCTGGGGTATGGCACGAGCAATACGTGTCCTCTACAACCCTTATCATCTTCCATCTCCctcttccatctctctctctctctctctctctttctctctggtGGACGTCCAGAGAGAGTGATCAAGATTTAATGACCTCAAGATGTTGCTCTTATCTTCATCGGATTGGTCTGAGGTTTTAAGTAGGCAACAACAAAGCATGAAATGGACCTTAGTGCGCAAGCATGATGACATTCCTTTGAAGTTGTGCACATTTACGTGTACGAGAAAGAATACGGAGTggcctcatttttttttttttttttttagacacaTAAATGTTAGACGTCGTTGTTTTGTAGCGATATTCCATTTGAGTTCCGAAAGTTTCGGGCCGTGGGGCGTTCTAACCTTCTCGCATGCGTCTTTTTCTGCTAGTAAAGACTTCctttaaaatcatttattagGATGGACTATGATACATTTAATTGGGGCATAGATGgtaataaaatttgagattcaTGTCCCAATTCAGTAGTGTCGCCATTGGAAcaaataaattaccaaaaaagttctaaacttactGTACTTATGacaattcaagaaaattatccaaaaagtcataaacttattatatttttaccaattcaatactaaacatttcttgtcaattgaaccctaaattttttcaaatcttgtcAATTGGAtttatccaactaattttaACCAAGTCCTACATGGCACGATTGGTGCtaatacaaacaaatttaataattttttaatattttcaaatgtttattaattattttcttttattttcttttttttttatttacttcttctttctttttttttcctttttctcttcttttattttttttttttttttttttccttttttccctccatTGGTGTCATCCTCACTGACCTCAGGCAAGAGATGCTCGGATGTAGGCTAGCAAAGGGAGCCCTAGCTTAGGTGAGCCCTAGCCACCTAGACTGGCAAGGGCTCACCAAGCAAATAAGGGTTGTCGTTCACCAAATTGagcgagggtcaccctcaccTAGGCTAGTGAGAGCTTGCCAGGCCAACAAGGGTTGCTGTTCACCAAATTGAGCAAGGGTTTGCCCTTGCCTAATGCACATGGCCTCCACTAGACATCAGCAATGGGCAACGAAGGGAAAAgggggcaaaaagaaaaagtaaagaaggaaaaagaagaaaatgatataaataaaattaataaaattttgaaaaatattaaattattattaaatattgtcTACTTCAACGTCGGTTGTGCCACATAGAATGACTACGTTCACATCAACAATATCTGGCTAATATTGACTAGATaaattcaattagcaaaacTTAAAAAGGACTAGAACTCAACtagtgtcgcgacctacccctctGGAGAAGAAAATAGGTTTAGGTGTATTGCCTAAAAAACGAATCTAAGGCTCATGATTATGGTCAGGCTCGaactctcccaaacccataccgcGCGACATTGAGGTGTtattaagaattttgcaataaaaaatCTCCACTAGCTTATTAGGGATTGACTAGAAATCAAATGAGGTATGtgaatgtacctcactttctacgCAACAAAAGAATCTAGGGTCGaggacttaattatactaattgaccaatttgaGCCATTTCGGTaactaatcttattcattttaaaagaaaatatttttgtcatgcagtttagattattttttatacttatcattaaatatgtgaagtgatcatgtgggtacacaatcattaaaataataattagttaTCACGGAaagcatttaaataaattgcatgaaagagcaaaaatttaacatcaaataaaaaataaataataatcctAACTAGACTAAATGGAAGCCCAAATCAACACTCAAAATTGCATAATCAAGGGTAGAATCTCTTGAGCAAGTTCTAAATTGAAAGAGTTCCAtttgtttaaaagaaaataaatcaagagattaattttaacattttcgaaaaaaaatgatttttctttttttttttttttaaataattttccccaaaaactggatttttgcaagtttttatttttccaaattttttaaatttttaaatttaatttttaaaaaaaaggtcgaattttttaatgttttctgagtttttgaattttcgggaaatttttcgaaatttttttcgttttttttggaaaaactttgaatttttgaaaattttaatatatttttaatatttaacatttattattatattcgggaAAACGGGTTAGGACTTGGTAAACCCGATCCGACCTGGTAGCCCGATCCAAGGACACGAACTTACCCTAAATAGGACAAAACCTATTAAAaaacctttttgcttttttgtttttttaataatattattttttaattatttttttgtcttttcccatTTTGTCTTTTTCGCCGTACTTCCCCATCGACAACCCCTCAGCACACCCGAAGCCAAcaattgctttttctttctcttctcttcatttttttttttttttttttttttgctgcactttttttctcttgctttttcttttgtttttttttttttttttttaatgtcccTTCCCTgtgcccatcttcttcctcaacgACTCCTTCCGAAATGGGTTCCCTCGCCGAACCATAACCAAAATAAAACCACGTCCGACGTGCCCAGACCACCATCCGGCGTCGGTCGTTCAGTCCGACCGATGCCGGCCACGGCTGCTGGCCGAGACATGGCTCGGCCCCCACCGAGATTAACCGAGGGGACAAAACTCGGCCTGAACGACCGGGTACCATTCAAGATAGCCCTGATACCGACATCATCCAACACCTACCGGTAACCTTCCCTTTCCTGGCACCATCAACGACCAACccacaaaaagaacaaagaaaatatatgcaGACCTAGCCTAGACAGAATGTCGAAAACCTGGGGCGCGCCGACTGAAAAGCTAATGAAAACTCAACTGGAAGATGAATCAACAGTCAAGGAAGAAGCAACAACCAAGCAAAGTCTAAGACAACAAAATCGCAGCTCACCGGGATCGGGGACTCGCGTGGGCTATTACCGGAAGAATGGAGGCCGGGGGCGAGGTcacgggcgaggccgagcttctTTCCCGCTCTCTTCTCTCAATCTCTCGCTTTGTTCTCACTCACGATGCTCTGTCTCTCAGGCTTTCTCCTGGTTccgtccctctccctctctatctcctcctcctcctcctcgctttCGGTCCCCCTTCTCTCTGGTTCCGCCCCCGTCCTGTCCCCTCCTTCTGCTCCTGCTCCTATCCTCTGCTATTGCTGTCTGCTTCCCTCCCCCTTTGCTTTCCTTCTCTGCTCTCCCTTATCTTCTCCGTTCTGCCCGATGTCCCctgctgttgctgttgctgctttttgcttttttgcagGTCCCCCACGCACGAGGATGGCTGGAGTAGGGAGAAGGCTGGCGCGGGCCGGGCCGAGGGGAGAGTGAGGCTGGGCCGGGCTGCAGAGcgcgagagagaggaaaagaggagggCCGGGTTGGGCCAAGACCAGATTCGGCCCGACCCGCCCTCTCTCGCgtccctttttgtttttgtcttttttttttttttggtaaaatcaaTAAGGTGTCGCTGGAAGGAGGGCTTGAACctcttgtttgtttgtttttttctttttctttttgtttaaaaataggtgtcaacaactagcaaaatgaaaagatttaaaactaaattagcaaacatacaataagtttaagacttttttaacaattttctcatgacaattcagtcctaaatttttaattttgtcaatttatatcttttttttttatatttagttaattgaattcatttgatcaatttgggGAATTTGTTGATGTAGATATTGGTCATACTATGTGACACATGTCAAATTGTGCAAAATATGTTACCTCGTCCTCAAACTCCCAAGTGAGTTAGTGTTAAAATTTTTACCTTAGAAATAAATGCTCAATTTCCAGACAGGCAATCAATCATATCATATTTCAATATCGAAATTACTTGATGGAATagaatatgataaaataaaataaaataaaaataaaagattggaTAGAATTAGATGTTCAATATATGGTTTTGTAAAACATCGATGAGGACATATTGTATATCCGATTGGCAAAATAATAGGAGACATATCTTCAACCATTAGATATATTGGTGTTAGAgttctcttaattttttaaaacaaaacaccTCTCTAATTATCTTCTCTATTATTAACAATGCTGGACATTTGTACATCCAAAACGTTTCTTCTTTGTCCACTTTCTCGTTTTATTTTCGCTTGCTGAGATGTTGTTTGAATACTCGATTAGTACTTGTATGAATGAAATCAAAGGatgaaaaaggaacaaaagcaAGATGCTCAGAGACCCGTGAGCCAAGGCAGATGCTTGACTAAGGAAGAACAGCAAGACGATCCCGTTCTTATTCAGCTAATCGTTTTGACAGAGGCTGGATCAAAGATGAGGCAAATTGGACTGCGTATCTCGCTGCATGCCAAAGACAGATGTAAGAGAGGTGTAGCAAAATCTAGTCCATGCTTATATATTTGTTTAATTATTCAAGGTGCGAGCGTGCAATCAGAAAGGAATCGTTTGACTAGAGAGTAGCTTCTTTGATTTAAGTAGCCAGCGGGTAGATTGGAGTACAAGAAAGGGACTCCATGGAGTCTTGGCGGGGGTTTATGTTAGTAATGATGACCTTACCTCGAAAGACTGAATTTTGTGTACTGGAAATTAATCATTTAATCTAGGGTTTTGACAATTCGTAATATGTTATTGAATCATGGTCTGATCTTCCTTGTCAAAATTGACCTCCCTTCTTCTATTTTAAATAGGAGGTTGTGTCTTTCTATACCCAATATATTAGAGTACAACTGATGGAAAACATCGACttttcttggtaattttttattcttttctaaaGTTCCAGTTCCTTGGTGCTATAGAGAAATCCGGAGATTATATTGCTAAGCACTTAGTGGTGCGCATGCCCTTGAATTTAAGGCAAATTATCGCATTCATACAGCACAAGTCATGAGCATAAAAATACATTATAACCCATAAACTCACCGAGGAACTTCATCGTTCCATAATATATACAGTGAGATCCGTCATATGCACATTACAACAACATCTCTTATAATCCATAAATTTACAAAACATGTCTCACTAATTACAGTGTACATTACGACGCTCCTGTAAAAATCCTATAGTAAATCTCAATTTATGAGTGAGGGAGTGTTAAAAACACCCAATGTCATCATCTCATCGTTTGAACCTTCAAAAATTCATTCATAATGATCCAACGAAATTCAGTCCTCTCATAAATCTTGCCACGGCCCTCAGTATCTACGACaatctctctcattctctctcgcACGCCCCCTACAAAGACATTGACAGGAGAGAAGGCAGATGGGCTCTCATCTAGATCAGTTTTGATTAGCCCATAGGATGACATGAAATGTTGCAGCTCTTATGGTCAGAGTTGCGTGCGTATGACTAGCAAGATAATGGAACAATGATATCataagtatcataactttcatatgacTCTCACTTAAGTGTTATAACTCTTTTTATCATTGgagtattataatttttaattgatcacttgagtgccataacttttagaTAACATTCACTCATGCCAAAAATCCGATGCAGCATGGCATTTGTGGTAGACCTTGTTAAAAAATATGGCCCTCAAGTGATCAAATTACAATACttaagtgattgaaaaaaaaaacttatgacaCTTAAATAAGTGTCGTACAAAAGTTATAATACCTATGGTGTCATTTCTCGCGGATATCATTCGCCAGTATAAGAGAGGCTGTTCGATTAGCTTGGAAGTGATCAAATTCGTTCAAGAAGTTGACTAAGAACAAGAGAGATGAGAGAGGGTGTTGCGATTTGATGGGAGGGTTATGGTATAACCTTAGATAATGTCAAAATTGAGGGGAGAGAGACCAAGGAAgaaacttttaaaatttatccTTATCATCATCGATATCATACCCATGTAGAAAAAAATCTGCCATCACCTCTTTATTTGGGAAAGATATGAGAATCCTTATATTATTTTCCCAATTACAtatgatttaaaattaaaaatacatatTACATGATTCATAAATCATGTGGATCAAGCCTCTCTAGACCATTGATTATACGAATCTAATCGGGAAATCATTGTGATTAATGGCTCCAAAGGACTTGAGCTATGTGATTTAATATTCATGCATTATTCTTCCAGAAAATCCCTCCTAATGTCTTAGGAGGGCCAAACCTTGATAGAGAAAATAGTCCACTTGCCCTAGGCTCTACGATTTTTGATGCTGGAAACAAATGCATCAATGTTCTTGTCTGAAGACCCACCCTCGCTCATGGCCTCCCTGCCTAGAGCTTTCCACTTCTTTGCATTCCTCCTcatctctttccctctctcgcTATCCATCACTTCTCTTATGCAACCCTCGATCTCTCCCCTCCTCACCACCCCATCTTCGTCCACCCGAACCCTAACTCCAACCTTCCAAACGTCCTGAATCAGCTTGGCATCCGTCGTCTGGTCTGTCCACTGAGGCATCCCCACCATCGGAACCCCCACGCTCAGCGCCTCCACTGTCGAGTTCCAACCGCAGTGCGTGAAAAAGCAACCAATGGCCTCGTTCGATAGCACTTCAAGCTGCGGACACCAATTCACGATCAAGCCCTTCTTGCTCTTCTCTTTGTGATCAGCTTCATCATCAGCTTCTAGTTTCAAGATGTGCTTCGGGACTTTGTCCTCTTCAGATGCCCTCACGACCCACAGGAACTGAAATCCACTTTGCTTCAACCCCCATGCGAGCTCCTCCATTTGTTGGTGGCCCAGAGATGACATGCTGCCGAAGGACACGTAGACAACCGAGCTCGGTGGCTTCGATCGGAGCCAGTCGGTGATGAGGGTGGATTTGTCCAGGGTGAAGAGGTTGAGGCCGTATTCTATGTCGTTCTCCACTCGCTTGTCCAAGTACATTGAAGGGATTGTCGGCCCGATAGTCGTCACCGGGCAAAGTTTTGACATCGTATCCACCACCTGCGAAAATATATTGGATAAATGTATGAAATCGAGTCGCATTTGAACTTCCacataagtttttcttttccctataTTCTTCTCCAAAACAGCGCCCGCATACATCTTTTCCACACATGCCGTTGCTCACTATATACGACATTTACTGGTTCTTTAGACTTCTTGGGGGTGCGCTGAGTACGGTTCGGAGTCAAAAACCTTTAAGGATgattaatcaatcaattttgGGGTAAAAGTCTTGCTGAGAAAAGACATGGTAACTGTAGTCATTTATCGAGATGAGTAATGCTAGAAAAAATTCTTGGATGCGCATAATTGGGTCGATGAAAAAGAAGCACGTATCAACTTCAGGAGGCGCACATAAGTCCTAGGACGGCATAATAGAGTCCTAGAACAAAGAGTCTCGCATGG
This region of Eucalyptus grandis isolate ANBG69807.140 chromosome 8, ASM1654582v1, whole genome shotgun sequence genomic DNA includes:
- the LOC104456188 gene encoding UDP-glycosyltransferase 74F2-like, whose product is MRTTHLEVIKSRSFSLDVHQRERKRGREWEMEDDKGCRGHVLLVPYPSQGHINPMLQFSKRLASKGLKATLATTVFIFNSMKPDTSPLVGLDTISDGHDSGGFTEAESIHTYIARLEAAGSKTLSDLIIKYQSTDHPVDCIVYDSFLPWALDVAKGFGLIGAPFFTQACAVNYIYYLVHHGHLKVPVESFPVCVPGLPPLELRDMPSFIYVAGSYPAYFEMVLHQFLNTDKADWVLVNTFYELEAEVVDTMSKLCPVTTIGPTIPSMYLDKRVENDIEYGLNLFTLDKSTLITDWLRSKPPSSVVYVSFGSMSSLGHQQMEELAWGLKQSGFQFLWVVRASEEDKVPKHILKLEADDEADHKEKSKKGLIVNWCPQLEVLSNEAIGCFFTHCGWNSTVEALSVGVPMVGMPQWTDQTTDAKLIQDVWKVGVRVRVDEDGVVRRGEIEGCIREVMDSERGKEMRRNAKKWKALGREAMSEGGSSDKNIDAFVSSIKNRRA